From the Priestia koreensis genome, one window contains:
- a CDS encoding complex I subunit 4 family protein: MSTFLLSLIIFSPLLGVLLICFVPKNREVLIKAVGVGSTIFTCLLMVLLYIQSSGGHNYDSFSQKATWFRFGDPELYGKYFSVSYEVGINGFSFLMIALTAFLCLLASVASFKIKTNWKGYFLLFLTLQIGMMGVFAAENLVLFFIFFEVTLIPMFFLIGRWGLFEKEKASYYFLIYNGIGSAILLVVFVLLFAKTGTANIEQLQGILQSSDAFSNKAKLTLLIALLIAFGIKLPIFPLHTWVLKVHTQAPVPIVMVHAGVLLKIGAFGLIRFGIGFFPDQFAHLSFLIALLGVINLLFGAFLALKQDDLRLVLAYSSLSHMGIILMGLGAGNESGMQGAVFQVVSHGLIAAFLFFLIGVLYERTGTTTLSKLGGLAKNMPIASGFLLAGGLASLGLPGMSGFISEFMAFMGLFQHSPYLAGIAMLGMILTAVYVLKAVLSITFGNEVKLVGGKDLNRLEWAPALLFIFLIIGIGVYPSLLTNMIQPVLDTMVWG; the protein is encoded by the coding sequence ATGAGTACGTTCTTGCTGAGTCTTATCATCTTTTCGCCTTTACTAGGAGTGCTCCTGATCTGTTTTGTCCCGAAAAACCGTGAAGTGTTGATTAAAGCAGTAGGAGTCGGTTCTACGATCTTTACCTGTCTGCTTATGGTCCTACTGTATATTCAGTCATCTGGGGGACATAACTATGATTCGTTTTCACAAAAGGCGACATGGTTTCGCTTCGGAGATCCAGAGCTGTACGGAAAATATTTTTCCGTTTCTTACGAAGTAGGCATTAATGGCTTTTCATTCCTCATGATTGCACTTACCGCATTTTTATGTCTGCTCGCTTCTGTTGCATCTTTTAAAATCAAAACGAACTGGAAAGGCTATTTCCTTTTGTTCCTTACGCTCCAAATCGGTATGATGGGCGTATTTGCGGCAGAAAATCTCGTCCTGTTTTTTATCTTTTTTGAAGTAACGTTAATTCCGATGTTTTTCTTAATCGGTCGATGGGGGTTATTTGAGAAAGAAAAAGCTTCCTATTACTTTCTTATTTACAACGGAATTGGATCAGCGATTTTATTAGTCGTCTTTGTTCTTTTGTTTGCGAAAACAGGCACAGCTAATATTGAACAGCTGCAGGGGATTTTACAATCAAGCGATGCTTTTTCTAACAAAGCAAAGCTAACGTTACTTATAGCACTATTAATTGCATTCGGTATCAAGCTACCAATTTTTCCACTGCATACGTGGGTTCTGAAGGTTCATACTCAAGCTCCCGTTCCAATTGTTATGGTTCATGCAGGCGTGCTGCTGAAAATAGGCGCGTTCGGTTTGATTCGTTTCGGAATTGGATTCTTTCCTGATCAGTTCGCACATCTGTCGTTTCTTATCGCGCTCCTCGGAGTCATTAACTTACTATTTGGCGCCTTTTTGGCCTTGAAGCAGGATGATCTAAGGCTTGTGCTGGCTTATTCGAGCCTTTCACATATGGGGATTATCCTCATGGGATTAGGAGCAGGGAACGAATCAGGGATGCAGGGTGCTGTTTTTCAAGTCGTCTCCCACGGATTAATTGCTGCCTTTTTATTCTTCCTGATTGGTGTTTTATACGAGCGTACAGGTACGACGACACTCTCAAAGCTCGGCGGACTGGCGAAAAATATGCCGATTGCATCGGGATTTTTACTAGCAGGCGGACTGGCTTCTCTTGGATTGCCAGGGATGTCGGGTTTCATTAGTGAGTTTATGGCCTTTATGGGATTGTTTCAGCACTCACCTTATTTAGCTGGCATTGCCATGCTCGGGATGATTTTGACGGCCGTGTACGTGTTAAAGGCCGTTTTGAGCATAACGTTCGGAAATGAAGTGAAGTTAGTAGGTGGAAAGGACCTTAATCGTCTAGAGTGGGCACCTGCACTGCTGTTTATCTTCCTTATTATCGGGATTGGTGTTTATCCATCCCTGTTGACGAATATGATTCAACCGGTGCTTGATACCATGGTATGGGGGTGA
- the nuoL gene encoding NADH-quinone oxidoreductase subunit L, which produces MMENAWLIPLFPLISFIVLLLFGRVWRERSAYVGIILVFLSFVLSLLVLVDRLKEATYKAEGTWLHVGSMSITMGFEVNQLNTLMLVIVSLVSLLVHLYSKGYMKEDARIGTFFSYLGLFTFSMLGLVLAPNLLQLYIFWELVGVGSFLLIGFYFCKEEAKAAAKKAFIMTRIGDVGLFIGMMLLFWQVGSFEYDQIFQAVQNGTLSSGYITLTSILIFIGAIGKSGQLPLHSWLPDAMEGPTPVSALIHAATMVAAGVYLVASLFPLFSASETAMMVVATVGGVTALFAATIGLVQTDIKRVLAYSTMSQLGYMMLALGVGGYVAGVFHLTTHAFFKALLFLAAGSVIHAVHTQNIEEMGGLWSKLRKTGVLFLIGTMAISGVPLLSGFFSKEEIIGAAWSSGHYVLFAIALFTAFLTSFYMFRLFFMVFTGEANKRRKSIHDSPMIMIVPMGVLAVLAVVAGYVNVPRDFLAEWLTKGAPGLVSEGHAPLWLMITATIISLAGIYLAYLMYGKKSISRDIFSSSAPFIYKLLKEKYYMDELYQKTIIALVHLIRRIGKAIDQYIVNGVILMIINAIQGIGSAGSTVQNGQIQRYSFVAIIGLVLLLVIVAVTGGYL; this is translated from the coding sequence ATGATGGAAAATGCTTGGCTTATACCGCTGTTTCCACTCATCTCCTTTATCGTGTTGCTTTTGTTTGGTCGAGTCTGGAGAGAACGGAGTGCTTATGTAGGAATTATTTTGGTGTTTCTATCATTTGTACTGTCGCTACTTGTGCTAGTAGATCGATTAAAAGAGGCAACCTATAAAGCTGAGGGAACGTGGCTTCATGTTGGCAGTATGTCGATTACGATGGGATTTGAAGTGAATCAGTTAAACACGTTGATGCTTGTCATCGTGTCACTTGTAAGTTTGCTTGTACATCTTTATTCCAAAGGATATATGAAAGAAGATGCGCGGATTGGCACCTTTTTCTCCTACTTAGGGTTGTTTACCTTTTCGATGCTTGGGCTAGTACTTGCTCCAAATTTATTACAGCTATATATTTTCTGGGAGCTTGTAGGGGTAGGTTCATTCCTATTAATTGGCTTCTATTTCTGCAAAGAAGAAGCAAAGGCCGCTGCTAAAAAAGCGTTTATCATGACGAGAATCGGAGACGTCGGCTTATTTATTGGCATGATGCTTCTGTTTTGGCAAGTAGGGAGCTTTGAATACGATCAAATTTTTCAAGCGGTGCAAAACGGCACGCTTTCCTCTGGCTACATTACGCTAACAAGCATCCTCATTTTTATTGGTGCCATTGGAAAGTCAGGTCAGCTTCCGCTACATTCATGGTTACCAGATGCGATGGAGGGTCCAACCCCTGTATCAGCATTAATTCACGCTGCGACCATGGTAGCGGCAGGTGTGTATCTTGTAGCTAGTCTGTTTCCACTGTTTTCTGCAAGTGAAACAGCCATGATGGTTGTGGCAACGGTTGGGGGAGTAACAGCTTTATTTGCGGCCACCATTGGCCTTGTGCAGACGGATATTAAGAGGGTGCTTGCGTATTCAACCATGAGCCAGCTTGGGTATATGATGCTTGCACTAGGAGTGGGGGGATATGTTGCAGGTGTTTTCCACCTCACCACACATGCATTTTTTAAAGCGCTTCTGTTTCTTGCTGCAGGAAGCGTCATTCACGCCGTGCATACGCAAAACATTGAAGAAATGGGAGGACTGTGGAGCAAGCTTCGAAAAACAGGTGTCCTGTTCCTAATCGGTACGATGGCGATTAGCGGTGTTCCTCTCTTATCAGGATTTTTTAGTAAGGAAGAGATCATCGGAGCAGCGTGGTCTAGCGGACATTATGTACTGTTTGCGATTGCACTGTTTACAGCGTTTTTAACCTCTTTTTACATGTTCCGCCTTTTCTTTATGGTGTTTACAGGAGAAGCAAACAAACGTCGTAAAAGTATTCATGACTCGCCAATGATTATGATTGTACCAATGGGCGTTCTTGCTGTACTAGCAGTGGTAGCAGGATACGTAAATGTCCCGCGGGATTTCCTTGCTGAATGGTTAACAAAAGGTGCACCAGGGCTAGTAAGTGAAGGGCATGCGCCTCTTTGGTTAATGATTACGGCAACGATTATATCCCTTGCAGGCATTTACCTGGCGTACCTCATGTACGGTAAGAAAAGTATTTCGAGAGACATCTTCTCGTCGTCCGCTCCATTCATCTACAAGCTTTTAAAGGAAAAGTATTATATGGATGAGCTTTATCAGAAAACCATTATTGCTCTTGTTCACCTCATACGTCGTATTGGAAAAGCAATTGACCAATACATCGTAAATGGAGTGATTCTAATGATAATCAATGCGATTCAAGGAATCGGATCAGCAGGATCAACGGTGCAAAATGGCCAAATACAGCGCTATAGTTTCGTGGCGATAATTGGTTTAGTACTTCTACTAGTAATCGTTGCCGTGACAGGAGGGTATTTATAA
- the nuoK gene encoding NADH-quinone oxidoreductase subunit NuoK, with protein sequence MNEVSLPAYLILALILFCIGLYGALTKRNTVIVLISIELMLNAANLNFVAFSKYGVTPNITGQIFSLFTITIAAAEAAVGLAILISLYRNRKTINIDEIDSMKR encoded by the coding sequence ATGAATGAAGTATCGTTACCTGCTTATTTAATTCTTGCGCTAATTTTATTTTGCATCGGTCTATACGGTGCCCTAACAAAGCGCAATACCGTGATCGTCTTAATTTCGATTGAGCTGATGCTGAATGCAGCCAATCTTAATTTTGTTGCGTTCAGTAAATACGGTGTGACGCCTAACATAACCGGGCAAATTTTTTCGCTATTTACAATCACGATTGCGGCAGCTGAAGCAGCGGTAGGGTTAGCCATTCTTATTTCCTTATATCGCAACCGAAAAACGATCAATATTGATGAGATCGATTCAATGAAGCGTTAA
- a CDS encoding NADH-quinone oxidoreductase subunit J, whose translation MWSGEYIAFLALATIAISGGILMLNLTKVIHMLLSLVFTFLSIAGLYVLLSAEFIAAVQVLIYSGAVTIIMLFGIMLTKHNDQTLELTGGWRRFGVFLGVLAFGLIMFMGIKNLSPAVQNVALENENTKQIGLALYSKFIIPFELTSIVLLVALIGAIILAKRDEDEVDNHE comes from the coding sequence ATGTGGTCGGGGGAATACATTGCTTTTCTCGCGCTTGCAACGATTGCTATTTCCGGCGGTATTTTAATGCTTAACCTCACAAAAGTTATTCATATGCTTCTTTCACTCGTATTTACCTTTTTAAGTATTGCAGGCCTCTATGTATTGCTATCTGCTGAATTTATCGCAGCGGTTCAAGTGCTGATTTACTCTGGCGCCGTCACCATTATTATGTTATTCGGTATCATGCTGACAAAGCATAATGATCAGACGCTCGAATTGACAGGTGGCTGGCGACGATTCGGTGTGTTTCTTGGCGTACTTGCTTTTGGACTTATTATGTTTATGGGGATTAAAAATTTATCACCCGCTGTACAGAACGTAGCGCTTGAAAATGAAAATACGAAGCAAATCGGTTTAGCTCTATACTCCAAGTTTATTATCCCATTTGAGTTAACATCAATCGTTCTATTGGTCGCATTAATCGGTGCTATTATTCTCGCAAAACGAGATGAAGATGAGGTTGATAACCATGAATGA
- the nuoI gene encoding NADH-quinone oxidoreductase subunit NuoI, producing MFGLVKGLKYTLGNLTKKKVTYDYPNEPIPMPDRFRGIQKFYPEKCIVCNQCANICPTDCIQLTGKKHPDPTKKGKIIDTYDINFEICILCDLCTEVCPTEAIVMTNNFELAEYSRDHLFKNLQWLDENDENVRRENKV from the coding sequence ATGTTTGGTTTAGTAAAAGGATTAAAATACACCTTAGGAAACCTAACGAAAAAGAAAGTCACCTATGATTATCCCAATGAGCCTATTCCAATGCCAGATCGATTTCGAGGCATTCAGAAATTTTATCCGGAAAAGTGCATTGTGTGTAATCAGTGTGCGAATATTTGTCCAACAGACTGTATTCAGCTAACCGGAAAGAAGCATCCAGACCCGACTAAAAAAGGGAAAATCATTGATACGTATGATATTAATTTTGAGATCTGTATTTTATGCGATTTATGTACGGAGGTTTGTCCAACAGAAGCAATTGTGATGACAAATAACTTTGAGTTAGCAGAGTATAGCCGGGATCACCTTTTTAAAAATCTTCAGTGGTTGGATGAAAACGATGAAAATGTAAGACGGGAGAACAAAGTGTAA
- the nuoH gene encoding NADH-quinone oxidoreductase subunit NuoH, with translation MINHLLESTPSLTNFAIFFGLATAFLFVVLGFVTYAILAERKVMGFMQGRYGPNQVGGRWGLLQTVADVLKLLLKEDTIPKLADRPLFIIAPVIAFAPAFMVLATIPFTDKLQFADIGVGLLYYIAISGLTTIGIVAGSWASNNKYALLGGMRAAAQMISYEVPLVMSVLGVVLLTGSLNLNDIVRAQDDVWFIFLQPIAFIVFLIASVAELNRTPFDLPEAESELVAGFHVEYSGFRWAFFMLAEYVYFFAMAALTTVLFLGGWHPVAFLGFIPGAVWFAIKFSCIVFLLIWFRITFPRLRADQLMEFGWKVLLPVALANIFLTALIKVLWF, from the coding sequence ATGATTAATCACCTATTAGAATCAACGCCCAGCTTGACGAATTTTGCGATTTTCTTTGGGTTAGCAACAGCCTTTCTTTTTGTTGTATTAGGATTTGTAACATATGCCATTTTAGCAGAACGGAAGGTCATGGGCTTTATGCAGGGACGGTACGGTCCGAATCAGGTTGGTGGACGGTGGGGACTTTTGCAGACAGTAGCCGACGTGCTCAAGCTTTTACTAAAAGAAGATACCATTCCTAAATTAGCTGATCGGCCGTTGTTTATTATTGCTCCTGTCATTGCATTTGCACCTGCCTTTATGGTTTTGGCGACAATCCCGTTCACAGATAAGCTACAGTTTGCTGATATTGGAGTGGGGCTGCTTTACTACATTGCGATTTCAGGACTTACCACCATTGGAATTGTAGCAGGATCATGGGCTTCCAATAATAAGTATGCGCTTCTTGGCGGAATGAGGGCAGCCGCACAGATGATTTCGTACGAGGTCCCGCTCGTTATGTCTGTTCTTGGAGTGGTGCTATTAACGGGGAGTTTGAATTTAAATGACATCGTCCGGGCACAGGATGACGTGTGGTTTATTTTTCTTCAACCAATTGCGTTCATCGTCTTCCTAATTGCATCCGTCGCAGAATTAAATCGTACGCCGTTCGACCTTCCAGAAGCGGAATCAGAGCTTGTCGCAGGGTTTCACGTTGAGTATTCAGGTTTCCGCTGGGCTTTCTTTATGCTCGCTGAATATGTGTATTTCTTCGCAATGGCAGCTCTTACGACCGTTCTTTTTCTTGGAGGGTGGCATCCAGTTGCATTTTTAGGCTTTATACCAGGAGCCGTTTGGTTTGCGATTAAATTTAGCTGTATCGTCTTCTTACTCATTTGGTTTCGCATTACCTTTCCAAGACTTCGTGCAGACCAGCTGATGGAATTTGGTTGGAAAGTTCTCTTGCCTGTCGCACTAGCAAATATCTTCTTAACCGCGCTGATCAAGGTACTTTGGTTTTAA
- a CDS encoding NADH-quinone oxidoreductase subunit D: MIRTEEMLLNVGPQHPSTHGVFRLVIKIDGEIITEATPVIGYLHRGTEKIAENLQYTQIIPYTDRMDYLSAMTNNYVICHAVETMMNITLPDRAEYLRVLAMELGRVASHLVWWGTYLLDIGAVSPFLYAFREREVIINLLNELSGARLTFNYMRVGGVKWDAPEGWIEKVREFVPYMRKQLEGYHDLVTGNEIFLNRVKGVGIYSAQEALDYSLSGANLRCTGVNWDLRKDEPYSIYDRFTFHVPVHTEGDAFARYKCRIEEIEESLKIIEQAVEQFPAEGPIMAKVPKIVKPPKGEAFVRIESPRGEIGCYIASEGKKEPYRLKFRRPSFYNLQILPKLLKGENIANLITILGAIDIVLGEVDG, from the coding sequence ATGATACGAACAGAGGAAATGCTGCTTAACGTTGGTCCTCAGCATCCAAGTACTCACGGGGTGTTCCGTCTCGTTATTAAAATTGACGGGGAGATTATTACAGAAGCGACCCCTGTCATTGGCTATCTTCATAGAGGAACAGAGAAGATTGCTGAGAACCTGCAATATACACAAATTATTCCGTATACAGACCGCATGGATTACCTATCGGCGATGACGAATAATTATGTGATTTGTCACGCAGTGGAGACGATGATGAACATTACTTTACCAGATCGGGCTGAATATTTGCGTGTGCTCGCAATGGAGCTAGGAAGGGTAGCGAGTCATCTCGTATGGTGGGGTACATATTTGCTTGATATTGGGGCTGTTAGTCCATTCCTATATGCCTTCCGTGAAAGAGAGGTCATTATCAATCTTTTAAATGAGCTCAGCGGTGCACGTTTAACGTTTAACTACATGAGAGTAGGAGGCGTGAAGTGGGATGCACCAGAGGGATGGATTGAAAAGGTCCGTGAGTTTGTTCCCTACATGCGTAAACAGCTAGAAGGCTACCATGACCTCGTAACAGGAAACGAAATTTTCCTCAATCGTGTGAAAGGAGTAGGGATTTACAGTGCACAAGAGGCACTTGATTACTCATTAAGTGGTGCAAACCTGCGCTGTACGGGAGTGAATTGGGATCTCCGAAAAGATGAGCCCTACTCTATTTACGATCGGTTCACCTTTCATGTACCTGTCCATACCGAGGGAGATGCGTTTGCACGATACAAATGCCGCATTGAAGAAATAGAGGAGTCATTAAAAATCATTGAGCAGGCCGTTGAGCAATTTCCTGCTGAGGGCCCGATTATGGCAAAGGTGCCGAAGATTGTAAAGCCTCCTAAAGGAGAAGCGTTTGTACGAATCGAATCACCTCGTGGCGAGATAGGTTGCTATATTGCGAGTGAAGGAAAAAAAGAGCCGTATCGCTTAAAGTTTCGCAGACCTTCTTTTTACAACCTGCAAATACTTCCGAAGCTTTTAAAAGGCGAAAATATTGCCAACCTCATTACCATTTTAGGCGCTATTGATATTGTGCTAGGAGAGGTGGACGGGTAA
- a CDS encoding NADH-quinone oxidoreductase subunit C: MSGKQPSLEEQKKAAALKAKEQAKEKLEAMKKEKAAESESEGTEEDALALAKKKAAAAAKAKAQALAKQKEKEAESESEGTEEDALALAKKKAAESESEGTEEDALALAKKKAAAAAKAKAQALAQQKEKTAESESEGTEEDALAQAKKKAAAAAKAKAQALAKQKEKEAESESEGTEEDALALAKKKAAAAAKAKALAKQKSESPMSASDDQESEKAKAIAAAKAKAAAAAKARAGIPKKEEENHQELPPSPHQPLLDQYVALISKHLTPTAIEDSYINRLSKGVPTIVAKLDAYYAVAQLFKTHEELKFDYVSELHGTDFSTHFEVYVYLYSYTHKKPVALKVKVDRERPEVPSLQPLWPGADWPEREAYDLLGITFTGHPNLKRIMMPDDWVGYPLRKDYEPFDVEV; encoded by the coding sequence GTGAGCGGAAAACAACCATCACTCGAGGAACAAAAAAAAGCAGCGGCTCTTAAAGCAAAGGAGCAGGCAAAAGAAAAGCTAGAAGCGATGAAAAAAGAAAAAGCAGCGGAATCAGAAAGCGAAGGAACAGAGGAAGACGCGCTAGCCCTGGCGAAGAAAAAGGCCGCGGCAGCCGCGAAAGCAAAAGCGCAGGCTCTTGCGAAGCAGAAGGAAAAAGAAGCTGAATCAGAAAGCGAAGGAACAGAGGAAGACGCGCTAGCATTGGCGAAGAAAAAAGCCGCTGAATCAGAAAGCGAAGGAACAGAAGAAGACGCACTAGCCCTGGCGAAGAAAAAGGCTGCGGCAGCCGCGAAAGCAAAAGCGCAGGCTCTTGCACAACAGAAAGAAAAAACAGCTGAATCAGAAAGTGAAGGAACAGAGGAAGATGCACTAGCGCAGGCAAAGAAAAAGGCTGCGGCAGCCGCGAAAGCAAAAGCGCAGGCTCTTGCGAAGCAGAAGGAAAAAGAAGCTGAATCAGAAAGCGAAGGAACAGAAGAAGACGCACTAGCCCTGGCGAAGAAAAAGGCTGCGGCAGCCGCCAAAGCAAAAGCTTTAGCAAAGCAAAAAAGCGAAAGCCCCATGTCCGCTAGTGATGATCAAGAGAGCGAAAAAGCGAAGGCAATTGCGGCTGCAAAGGCAAAGGCAGCTGCAGCGGCAAAGGCGAGAGCTGGCATACCAAAAAAAGAGGAAGAAAATCATCAGGAGTTACCACCATCCCCCCATCAACCACTGTTAGATCAATACGTAGCACTTATTTCAAAACACCTTACACCTACAGCCATTGAAGATTCCTACATTAATCGTTTATCAAAAGGTGTACCTACTATCGTCGCAAAATTAGACGCTTATTATGCAGTCGCACAACTGTTTAAAACACATGAGGAGCTTAAGTTCGATTATGTTTCTGAGTTGCACGGAACGGACTTTTCAACGCACTTTGAAGTGTACGTATACTTGTATTCCTATACGCATAAAAAGCCTGTAGCCCTAAAGGTAAAGGTTGATCGGGAGCGTCCGGAAGTACCGTCTTTACAGCCGCTTTGGCCTGGTGCAGACTGGCCTGAGCGAGAAGCATATGATTTATTAGGCATTACGTTTACCGGACATCCTAATTTGAAGCGTATCATGATGCCAGATGATTGGGTTGGGTATCCGCTACGCAAAGATTATGAGCCGTTTGATGTGGAGGTGTAA
- a CDS encoding NuoB/complex I 20 kDa subunit family protein — translation MDLNMQTIAKEELEEMKRNIFLTTLEQLKAWARSNSLWPLTFGLACCAIEMMGVGSSHYDLDRFGSFFRTSPRQSDVMIISGTVTKKMAPIVKRLYDQMPEPKWVIAMGSCATAGGPYVNSYAVVKGVDQIIPVDVYIPGCPPNPAALIYGINKLKEKIRYEAKTGKRVM, via the coding sequence ATGGATTTAAATATGCAAACAATCGCTAAAGAAGAGTTAGAGGAAATGAAACGAAATATTTTTCTTACCACTCTTGAACAGTTAAAAGCATGGGCGAGAAGCAATTCTCTTTGGCCTTTAACGTTTGGTCTAGCCTGCTGTGCAATTGAAATGATGGGCGTTGGATCGTCTCATTATGATTTAGATCGCTTTGGCTCATTTTTTCGAACCTCCCCTAGACAATCGGACGTTATGATTATCTCTGGAACCGTTACGAAAAAAATGGCGCCGATTGTGAAACGACTTTACGATCAGATGCCAGAACCTAAATGGGTGATTGCGATGGGGTCTTGTGCAACAGCTGGAGGACCATACGTAAATTCCTATGCAGTAGTAAAAGGGGTAGATCAAATTATCCCGGTAGATGTGTATATTCCAGGCTGTCCACCAAATCCAGCGGCGCTCATTTACGGAATCAATAAGCTGAAAGAGAAAATTAGGTATGAAGCGAAGACAGGAAAGAGGGTGATGTAG
- a CDS encoding NADH-quinone oxidoreductase subunit A yields the protein MQHVYANNYMIVCIFLALGLLLPIVALTIGKVLRPHAPTAGKQTTYESGIEPFHDARVQFNVRYYIFALLFVIFDVETVFLYPWAVAFDQLGLFALIEMLIFVVILLIGLLYAWKKKVLKWI from the coding sequence ATGCAGCACGTATATGCGAATAATTATATGATTGTATGCATCTTTTTAGCCTTAGGTCTTTTGCTTCCCATTGTAGCATTGACAATAGGGAAAGTACTTCGGCCTCACGCACCTACAGCAGGGAAACAGACAACTTATGAGAGTGGTATCGAACCGTTTCACGATGCGAGAGTACAATTCAATGTGAGGTATTATATTTTTGCCTTATTATTTGTAATCTTCGATGTTGAAACGGTCTTTTTGTATCCTTGGGCAGTTGCTTTTGATCAGCTAGGATTGTTTGCCTTAATTGAGATGCTGATCTTTGTGGTTATTTTACTTATTGGACTTCTATACGCTTGGAAGAAGAAGGTGTTGAAATGGATTTAA
- a CDS encoding lmo0937 family membrane protein, whose protein sequence is MIWTIIGILLLIWLVGVLFDFSGGGLIHILLVIALIVLIVKLLRRA, encoded by the coding sequence ATGATCTGGACTATTATCGGTATTTTATTATTAATTTGGCTAGTAGGTGTTCTATTTGATTTCTCAGGCGGAGGACTTATTCATATCCTCCTTGTGATCGCTTTAATCGTATTAATCGTAAAATTACTAAGAAGAGCTTAG
- a CDS encoding F0F1 ATP synthase subunit epsilon: MKTIHVSVVTPDGPVYNADVEMVSARAQSGELGILPGHVPLVAPLKIGAVRLKKGGSTELVAVSGGFLEVRPDNVTILAQAAEKADQIDIVRAEEAKKRAESRLGAQKDHVDFKRAELALNRAINRIEVSQRKM; the protein is encoded by the coding sequence ATGAAGACAATCCATGTCAGTGTAGTGACTCCTGATGGCCCAGTGTATAATGCCGATGTGGAAATGGTAAGTGCTAGAGCTCAAAGCGGTGAGCTTGGTATTTTACCTGGACACGTTCCTTTAGTTGCTCCATTAAAAATCGGAGCAGTTCGTTTGAAAAAAGGTGGCAGTACGGAGCTTGTAGCAGTTAGCGGAGGCTTCCTTGAAGTAAGACCTGACAACGTAACAATATTAGCTCAAGCTGCTGAAAAAGCAGATCAAATTGATATTGTACGTGCTGAAGAAGCTAAAAAGCGTGCCGAGAGTCGCTTAGGCGCTCAAAAGGATCATGTTGATTTCAAACGTGCGGAGCTGGCATTAAATCGTGCCATCAATCGTATTGAAGTTAGCCAAAGAAAAATGTAA